A portion of the Granulosicoccus antarcticus IMCC3135 genome contains these proteins:
- a CDS encoding NAD(P)/FAD-dependent oxidoreductase translates to MSVHFHLSVAIQGIGLSRSTPENTQGVSMSEFLVLGAGIVGISTALELQSRGHSVVVVDRTSPGLETSYGNAGVIQGEAAEPYLLPRNLPTLVRMALGMTNDLSWSSAGILANASALWKYYRFSETRRHREISQTYAQLTSSATADHASWITAAQADDLITRDGFSCVYKDARAFDAAAQEMDRLCTTYKLKARLLTGTEYAGEEPALTGEFAGAIHWHDSWTCSDPGRLTQLYADLFVTRGGEIRTGDASSLKPNGSGWSVDTIEGVTEASSVVIALGPWAPQTLKRFGYKIPMVLKRGYHGHFNAPVKLQRPILDVANGVVASSMVKGLRITTGVALVPQNEPANPSQLIRGAKGLAQIMELGDRVEEPQWYGTRPFMPDMLPVVGKAPKHSGMWFNFGHGHHGLTLGPTTARLLADAIEAQTDTLPVQSKLDPQRLF, encoded by the coding sequence ATGAGCGTGCACTTTCACCTGTCAGTGGCTATTCAGGGCATCGGATTATCACGCTCAACTCCGGAAAATACACAAGGTGTTTCAATGTCTGAATTTCTAGTACTGGGTGCCGGCATCGTGGGTATCTCAACCGCTCTGGAGCTGCAATCCAGAGGCCATTCTGTGGTTGTCGTGGATCGCACATCTCCGGGCCTGGAAACAAGCTACGGCAACGCTGGCGTCATTCAGGGCGAGGCAGCCGAGCCCTATCTACTACCGAGAAATCTGCCCACGCTAGTACGTATGGCTCTGGGAATGACGAACGATCTGAGCTGGTCCAGTGCAGGAATTCTGGCAAATGCTTCGGCTCTGTGGAAATATTATCGCTTTTCTGAAACCCGACGTCATCGGGAAATATCTCAAACCTATGCACAGCTCACCTCTAGTGCAACGGCAGATCACGCTAGCTGGATCACAGCGGCGCAAGCAGATGATCTGATCACCCGAGATGGATTCTCTTGTGTGTACAAGGACGCCAGGGCATTTGATGCAGCGGCACAGGAAATGGACAGGCTTTGTACCACCTACAAGCTCAAGGCACGATTGCTGACCGGGACTGAGTACGCCGGAGAAGAACCTGCTCTCACTGGTGAGTTTGCAGGCGCCATCCACTGGCACGACAGCTGGACGTGCTCGGACCCTGGCCGCCTGACCCAACTGTACGCAGACCTGTTTGTCACTCGGGGTGGAGAGATTCGAACCGGAGATGCCAGTTCGTTAAAGCCGAATGGTTCTGGTTGGAGCGTCGACACCATAGAGGGCGTCACGGAGGCCTCCTCCGTCGTGATTGCCCTCGGCCCCTGGGCGCCACAGACACTCAAAAGGTTTGGCTACAAGATCCCCATGGTGCTCAAACGGGGCTATCACGGCCACTTTAATGCGCCTGTAAAACTGCAGCGTCCAATCCTGGATGTGGCCAACGGGGTTGTGGCCTCCTCCATGGTAAAAGGACTTCGAATTACCACAGGCGTAGCACTGGTCCCACAGAATGAGCCGGCAAATCCGAGTCAGTTGATACGAGGTGCAAAAGGCCTTGCCCAGATCATGGAGTTGGGAGATCGAGTAGAAGAGCCTCAATGGTATGGTACTCGCCCCTTCATGCCTGACATGCTACCGGTAGTTGGAAAGGCTCCGAAGCATTCGGGCATGTGGTTTAACTTCGGCCATGGCCATCATGGACTCACTCTGGGACCGACGACAGCAAGGCTATTGGCGGATGCTATCGAAGCTCAGACTGACACCTTGCCGGTTCAATCAAAACTGGATCCGCAGCGACTCTTTTGA
- a CDS encoding GAF domain-containing protein translates to MDTNTDSVPNTFVRVAEVWIPKDGRLVHAEGDYAHSQAFADASVATSFAKGEGLPGKVWESGKPIVLKEFDGSYFKRTEAAAEAGLTSAVAIPVFAEDILKAVLVLLCSSDVDHMGAIEVWEYREERLRLADGYYGAATEFEAASKDIAFSHGQGLPGGVWSSNTPILKRNIARAASFLRSEQASNIGLKTGLGLPIPTPGDNTFVLTLLSATNTPIAHRFEIWDARPECVGASRKAQLIDGLCERDGPLWAQQNPPVDPPMASAWKGPIGQVLGNGLPYVQREGTGLPAGYTSMFALPIYHEADLAYVVACYL, encoded by the coding sequence ATGGACACAAACACAGACTCCGTACCCAATACTTTTGTCAGAGTGGCAGAAGTCTGGATACCCAAAGACGGCAGGCTCGTTCATGCCGAGGGTGATTATGCTCATTCTCAGGCATTCGCTGATGCCTCTGTTGCGACAAGTTTTGCCAAAGGTGAAGGATTGCCGGGCAAGGTCTGGGAAAGCGGCAAGCCGATCGTACTGAAAGAATTCGACGGCTCATATTTCAAGCGAACAGAGGCCGCGGCAGAAGCTGGGCTGACCAGTGCTGTAGCGATACCGGTTTTTGCAGAAGATATCTTGAAGGCTGTACTGGTCCTACTTTGCAGCTCCGATGTCGATCACATGGGTGCCATCGAAGTCTGGGAGTATAGGGAGGAGCGGTTGAGGCTTGCCGATGGCTACTATGGCGCTGCGACTGAGTTCGAAGCTGCCAGTAAGGACATTGCCTTCAGTCACGGTCAGGGTCTACCTGGCGGTGTCTGGTCATCGAATACGCCGATACTCAAACGTAATATTGCCCGTGCTGCCAGTTTCTTGCGTAGTGAACAGGCATCCAACATAGGCCTCAAGACAGGGCTGGGGCTGCCTATTCCGACACCTGGCGATAACACCTTTGTCCTGACTTTGTTGTCCGCGACAAATACACCGATAGCTCACCGTTTCGAGATCTGGGATGCTCGGCCCGAATGTGTCGGGGCCAGCCGCAAGGCGCAGCTCATCGACGGCCTTTGCGAGCGTGATGGGCCTCTTTGGGCGCAACAAAATCCGCCAGTTGATCCCCCCATGGCCAGCGCCTGGAAAGGTCCTATCGGTCAAGTACTGGGCAACGGTCTGCCTTATGTTCAGCGGGAAGGTACCGGGTTGCCTGCAGGCTATACCTCCATGTTCGCTTTGCCAATCTACCACGAGGCCGATTTGGCCTATGTGGTCGCCTGCTACCTCTGA
- a CDS encoding NADP-dependent malic enzyme, whose product MSEDHIRKEALDYHRLPTAGKISLAPTKALTTQHDLSLAYSPGVAYACTAIQEDPLLAAELTSRANLVAVITNGTAVLGLGNIGALASKPVMEGKGCLFKKFAGIDVFDIEVAETDPAKFVEVVAALEPTFGGINLEDIKAPECFYIEKELRKRMKIPVFHDDQHGTAIVTAAAVTNALQLVGKQIEDVRLVASGAGAAALACLNLLISMGLKRENVLLCDSRGVVYKGRDNVDESKAGYARDTHLRTLSEAIVEADIFLGLSKGGALKPEMLEQMAANPVILAMANPEPEIRPELAKQVRPDCMIGTGRSDYPNQVNNSLCFPFIFRGALDVGATEINEAMKVAAVKALAAIAQAETSEIVAQAYGEPTPPFGPDYLIPRAFDPRLITQISPAVAQAAMDTGVATKPISDMKAYRNQLSQFVYESSSPMQPVFLAAMNNPKRVIYAEGEDERVLRAAQVAVDEGLAQPLLIGRTDIISSRIERLGLRLREGVHYESVNVLDDPRYHEVWSEYYELCKRQGVTKEQAKEETRTRTTLIGCMLLQRGDADALLCGTTGHYAEHLGYVRKVIGRASGVNTFAELQMIVLSDRQLFICDTQVNDNPSAEQIAEIAILAADEVSRFGIVPSVALLSRSSFGSAEVASAQKMRDALTIIKLRRPDLEVDGEMRADQALSASIRERDFPDSTLTSNANVLVMPNVDAANITYNALRVVSSGVTMGGILLGAAKSVHIMSSSSTVRRIVNMTALASVDATAHGVLAE is encoded by the coding sequence GTGAGCGAAGACCATATCCGCAAGGAGGCTCTCGACTACCATCGGCTGCCCACCGCAGGAAAAATATCGTTAGCCCCCACCAAGGCTTTGACGACACAGCACGATCTTTCATTGGCCTATTCGCCCGGTGTGGCGTATGCCTGCACCGCAATCCAGGAAGATCCCTTGCTGGCAGCAGAGCTGACCTCGCGTGCAAACCTGGTGGCAGTCATCACCAATGGTACTGCCGTGCTGGGCCTGGGCAATATTGGCGCACTAGCGAGCAAACCTGTCATGGAAGGCAAGGGATGTCTGTTCAAGAAGTTCGCCGGTATTGATGTTTTTGATATCGAAGTGGCAGAGACTGATCCTGCCAAATTCGTAGAAGTAGTCGCAGCACTGGAGCCGACCTTTGGCGGCATCAACCTTGAAGATATCAAAGCGCCTGAATGCTTCTATATCGAGAAGGAACTGCGCAAGCGCATGAAAATCCCCGTGTTTCATGACGATCAACATGGTACGGCCATTGTTACAGCCGCAGCGGTCACCAACGCACTGCAGCTGGTAGGCAAGCAGATAGAGGATGTTCGACTGGTTGCCTCAGGCGCAGGCGCTGCTGCACTGGCCTGCCTCAACCTGTTGATCAGTATGGGACTGAAGCGCGAAAACGTCCTGTTGTGTGACTCGCGGGGCGTGGTCTACAAGGGGCGCGACAATGTCGATGAAAGTAAAGCGGGCTACGCACGTGATACCCATCTGCGAACCTTGTCAGAGGCGATCGTTGAGGCAGACATATTCCTGGGCTTATCCAAGGGCGGAGCCCTCAAGCCCGAGATGCTGGAGCAGATGGCCGCCAATCCTGTCATATTGGCCATGGCGAATCCTGAGCCCGAAATACGTCCGGAACTGGCCAAGCAGGTGAGGCCGGATTGCATGATAGGTACAGGGCGATCTGACTATCCCAACCAGGTCAACAACTCCTTGTGCTTTCCGTTCATCTTTCGTGGTGCTCTGGATGTTGGCGCTACTGAAATAAACGAGGCCATGAAGGTGGCAGCCGTCAAGGCACTGGCCGCCATTGCTCAGGCGGAAACATCAGAAATTGTTGCGCAGGCCTATGGTGAGCCCACGCCACCCTTTGGCCCGGATTACCTGATACCACGGGCTTTTGATCCGCGTCTGATTACTCAAATATCACCCGCGGTTGCACAAGCTGCCATGGACACGGGGGTAGCTACAAAACCCATCAGTGATATGAAAGCCTACCGGAACCAGTTGTCTCAGTTTGTCTATGAGTCAAGCTCACCGATGCAGCCGGTTTTCCTGGCAGCGATGAACAATCCGAAACGCGTCATATATGCAGAAGGCGAGGACGAGCGTGTACTGCGTGCTGCTCAGGTTGCCGTTGATGAGGGGCTTGCACAGCCACTGCTTATTGGCCGTACTGACATCATCAGTTCACGCATAGAGCGGCTTGGTTTACGGCTAAGGGAAGGGGTTCATTATGAGAGCGTCAATGTACTGGACGACCCGCGTTATCATGAAGTCTGGAGCGAGTACTACGAGTTGTGCAAACGCCAGGGCGTAACCAAAGAGCAGGCCAAAGAGGAGACGCGAACACGAACAACATTGATCGGTTGCATGCTGCTACAGCGTGGCGATGCAGATGCGCTTCTTTGCGGTACCACGGGTCACTACGCCGAGCATCTGGGTTATGTGCGCAAGGTGATCGGGAGAGCATCGGGTGTCAACACGTTTGCAGAGCTGCAAATGATTGTTCTTTCCGACCGGCAGCTTTTCATCTGCGATACGCAAGTCAATGACAATCCGAGTGCCGAGCAGATTGCTGAAATAGCGATTCTGGCTGCAGATGAAGTCAGTCGTTTTGGCATAGTACCCAGTGTTGCATTACTGTCCCGATCCAGCTTTGGCAGTGCTGAGGTTGCTTCTGCCCAGAAAATGCGTGACGCTTTGACCATTATCAAGCTTCGCAGGCCAGATCTTGAAGTCGATGGTGAGATGCGCGCAGATCAGGCCTTGTCGGCATCCATCCGGGAGCGGGATTTCCCCGATTCCACACTGACGTCCAATGCCAATGTGCTCGTCATGCCTAATGTCGATGCTGCCAATATCACGTATAACGCATTACGTGTGGTCAGCAGTGGTGTGACGATGGGTGGCATTCTGCTGGGTGCTGCCAAGTCGGTTCATATCATGTCCTCATCATCCACGGTACGCCGTATCGTGAACATGACGGCACTGGCCTCCGTTGATGCAACTGCTCACGGCGTGTTGGCGGAGTAG
- a CDS encoding alpha/beta fold hydrolase: MKPYFVWIISAIFLFNAALLIASYFLSQRSMQHYPAIGQLICVDGVTMHVVDTGTPELVENNDQQTDVPVVVLIHGASTSLLDFEKGIKQHLAQNMRIISIDRPGHGYSERGNADAPALSASSSTASAANEEIALLDTPDPWTNPQRQARLIAGALEALGAENSIWVGHSWAGSVVMAGLLKENVRAGVLLAGATHPWEGGSAWHVELAATPIIGPLFSWQYIEPIGNLALEGAIASVFAPEAVPDNYLEEMGVVLSLRPQTFQHNAQDLTRLSGYLEQQSLEYGSIRQPILSITGSKDTIVPAWNHDARLALQVPQLQSVELEGAGHALHHSRSREVEQLIEAFVQSLPDSVGLSR; this comes from the coding sequence ATGAAGCCCTACTTTGTCTGGATAATCTCTGCGATTTTTTTATTTAACGCCGCATTGCTTATTGCTTCGTATTTTCTCTCCCAACGTTCAATGCAGCACTATCCGGCAATTGGGCAATTGATTTGCGTCGATGGTGTGACCATGCATGTCGTTGATACCGGAACGCCAGAACTTGTCGAAAACAACGATCAGCAAACCGATGTTCCCGTCGTTGTTCTTATCCATGGTGCCAGCACCAGCTTGCTGGACTTTGAGAAAGGCATCAAACAACACCTGGCGCAAAACATGCGCATCATCAGTATCGATAGACCGGGACACGGTTATAGCGAGCGAGGCAATGCAGACGCACCAGCGCTGTCCGCATCATCTTCAACAGCATCCGCTGCAAATGAGGAGATAGCTCTACTGGATACCCCGGACCCGTGGACGAATCCGCAACGCCAGGCACGCTTGATCGCAGGCGCATTGGAAGCACTTGGTGCCGAAAACAGCATCTGGGTTGGGCACTCCTGGGCAGGTTCTGTAGTGATGGCAGGCCTGCTGAAGGAAAATGTCAGAGCTGGCGTGTTGCTGGCCGGAGCCACTCACCCCTGGGAAGGAGGCTCTGCCTGGCATGTGGAGTTGGCCGCAACCCCCATTATCGGTCCGCTGTTTAGCTGGCAGTACATTGAGCCGATCGGCAACCTGGCGCTTGAGGGTGCCATCGCCAGTGTATTTGCCCCCGAAGCTGTCCCCGACAATTACCTTGAAGAGATGGGTGTGGTGTTATCGCTAAGGCCTCAGACCTTTCAGCATAATGCTCAGGACTTGACTCGACTTAGCGGTTATCTGGAACAACAGTCCCTGGAGTACGGCAGTATCAGGCAACCGATACTGTCAATCACTGGCAGCAAGGATACGATCGTGCCTGCATGGAATCACGATGCACGTCTGGCCTTGCAAGTACCGCAATTACAGTCAGTCGAGCTGGAGGGCGCCGGCCATGCCCTGCACCACTCCCGTAGTCGGGAAGTCGAGCAGCTGATAGAGGCGTTTGTGCAATCTTTGCCGGATTCTGTTGGCTTGAGCCGGTGA
- a CDS encoding sulfite oxidase, translating to MSYLSDIFKNFGTRPDTRDGIFSEDEVRLSNRNSGILLETLKYNITPTGLHYLLIHFDVPSINAQSHTLEFGKGFDAPFSLSVDDIRVLPQHTMPVTLECAGNGRTGLSPRTHSMPWGVEAVGTSEWTGTPLAPLIERAQPKAGTIEISFTGADCGFDKGVEHAFGRSLTLEQIESMDVLLVHEMNGQPLLPQHGAPLRIIVPGWYGMASVKWLTTIEALDSPYQGFQQVRTYRYRDHKNDPGRPVTAMRVKSLMTPPGIPDWTTRLRHIRSGPVTVIGRAWSGDGATIEKVEFHDGQHWKVAELTPPQGQYDWTQWTIAWDARPGEHVLSCRATDSNGDSQPLEPRWDASGFGNNAVQKVQVYVDDV from the coding sequence ATGTCATACCTGAGCGATATATTCAAGAATTTTGGTACGCGTCCTGACACCCGGGATGGCATATTTTCCGAAGACGAAGTACGGTTGTCCAACCGTAATTCGGGGATATTACTCGAGACGCTCAAGTACAACATCACACCGACGGGATTACATTATCTGTTGATTCACTTCGATGTACCCAGTATCAATGCGCAATCACACACACTGGAATTTGGCAAAGGTTTTGATGCGCCATTTAGTTTAAGCGTTGATGATATTCGCGTATTACCCCAACACACCATGCCGGTGACGCTCGAATGCGCAGGTAATGGCCGAACCGGTTTATCGCCGCGTACCCATTCCATGCCTTGGGGCGTGGAAGCTGTGGGTACATCAGAGTGGACAGGCACTCCCTTAGCACCGCTGATTGAGCGAGCACAACCCAAGGCAGGCACCATAGAGATATCATTTACCGGTGCTGACTGTGGATTTGATAAAGGCGTCGAACACGCGTTTGGTCGTAGTTTAACCCTGGAACAAATTGAATCAATGGACGTTCTTCTCGTGCATGAGATGAATGGTCAGCCATTGTTACCCCAACATGGAGCACCGCTCAGAATCATTGTGCCAGGCTGGTATGGCATGGCTTCGGTCAAATGGCTGACAACCATCGAAGCATTGGACAGTCCCTATCAAGGATTCCAGCAAGTGCGTACCTACCGCTACCGTGATCACAAGAACGATCCCGGACGGCCGGTTACAGCCATGCGTGTGAAATCCTTGATGACACCTCCCGGAATTCCCGATTGGACAACGCGTCTGCGCCATATTCGATCAGGTCCGGTGACCGTGATTGGGCGAGCCTGGTCAGGCGATGGGGCCACAATTGAAAAGGTTGAATTTCATGATGGTCAGCATTGGAAGGTAGCAGAGCTGACGCCTCCACAAGGACAATATGATTGGACGCAGTGGACAATAGCGTGGGATGCCAGACCGGGCGAACATGTGTTGAGTTGCAGGGCAACCGACAGCAATGGCGATTCTCAACCTCTGGAGCCTCGTTGGGATGCATCGGGCTTTGGCAACAATGCCGTACAAAAAGTACAGGTCTACGTTGATGATGTTTGA
- a CDS encoding DUF3772 domain-containing protein: protein MTMCVRERRTFFLATVICYSLLLICNLAYAQPTENTELSLQQRWGVTLDWIELELEQNEEVAADYERYESRLGTLIDAVEQHKAQASDALKIPQLELEALGAPPEDNEPAETATISAQRTEIDGQIAALQQQEKQAELMIVRAEQLLEKLIRSRGQRLQAELLTRSPAIYTSGFWKKVLTDSTAMSAKLAQDARELLNGQRRHVWTAWLALVLVLLCALSALPFGSWLKGRYGRQPQANETSYTQRTLSAFAEGVASGLLPAAIFGGIGLTLVHQELVGEQSMTLVKAVTLSLVLGVAAAAPVRAALVPYAPNWRLLTIDSTVAARLTRRIQWLIAFCAVMLALYRASEPYRPYSVELDIVGKLLIAFTVGLMLLDLLRQHFWRPATLQSDEAQPSRLPVALRRSLMVVVTTALILALASYVELSAFLVSRLALTLITLGTLLLIRRLLHDLLDRLISAWQDFIRIERLSGGSSSEFWLGSLLDFLLLGPVLYVLASAWGLPQTSIYLWSRRLLEGVTIGELTLSPGRFLLALLVFTMTFVASRLLRRVIYEHVLTESRADFGVRHSVYVGIGYLGLAMALILAIVTLGVGLSNLVLVFGALSVGIGLGLQSVVNNFMSGLILLAQRPIRVGDWIEVGGHEGIVRNIMGVSTEIETFDKASINVPNSELVSNSVVNWTHTDRTVRVIIKIGVAHGSDIQQFQKLLLNSATAHEEVLEAPEPYALFVDFGESALLFELRVFVRDAERYPIVASQLRFIIDQACRDAGIKTPYPQRHVHIDPGPKNV, encoded by the coding sequence ATGACGATGTGTGTTCGGGAAAGGCGTACCTTCTTTTTAGCCACTGTGATCTGCTATTCCCTGCTATTGATCTGCAACCTTGCCTACGCTCAACCCACGGAAAATACCGAGCTTTCCCTACAGCAGCGTTGGGGCGTGACACTCGACTGGATCGAACTCGAGCTGGAGCAAAATGAGGAGGTAGCCGCCGATTACGAACGCTACGAGAGCCGCTTAGGGACGCTGATTGATGCGGTTGAACAGCACAAAGCCCAGGCAAGCGATGCTCTGAAAATTCCGCAGCTGGAATTGGAAGCTTTGGGTGCACCGCCAGAGGACAACGAGCCTGCCGAGACCGCTACCATTAGTGCACAACGCACTGAGATCGACGGACAGATTGCCGCACTGCAGCAGCAGGAAAAACAAGCTGAACTGATGATTGTGCGCGCCGAGCAGCTCCTCGAAAAGCTGATCAGGAGTCGAGGTCAGCGCTTGCAGGCAGAACTGCTTACCCGTTCGCCAGCCATCTACACAAGTGGATTCTGGAAAAAAGTATTGACAGATTCAACGGCCATGAGCGCCAAGCTTGCGCAAGACGCACGTGAGCTACTGAACGGTCAGAGACGCCATGTCTGGACAGCCTGGCTGGCACTGGTGTTGGTACTGCTTTGTGCGCTCAGTGCATTGCCCTTCGGAAGCTGGTTGAAAGGCCGGTACGGACGTCAGCCTCAGGCAAACGAGACATCCTATACGCAGCGTACGCTGAGCGCTTTTGCTGAAGGGGTTGCCAGCGGACTGCTGCCCGCGGCCATCTTCGGCGGCATTGGCCTGACTCTCGTCCATCAGGAGCTAGTCGGCGAACAGTCCATGACGCTGGTCAAGGCTGTCACGCTGAGCCTTGTACTAGGTGTTGCTGCCGCAGCGCCTGTCAGAGCAGCCCTGGTTCCTTATGCCCCCAACTGGCGTCTGCTTACCATTGACTCAACCGTTGCCGCCAGACTCACACGACGAATACAATGGCTGATCGCCTTTTGTGCCGTAATGCTCGCCTTATATCGGGCGAGCGAGCCTTATCGCCCCTATAGCGTTGAACTCGATATCGTCGGAAAATTGCTCATCGCTTTCACGGTTGGTCTGATGCTACTGGATCTGCTTCGTCAACACTTCTGGCGGCCCGCAACCCTCCAAAGTGACGAAGCTCAACCATCACGACTGCCTGTTGCATTGCGCCGATCTCTCATGGTGGTCGTCACGACAGCCCTGATACTGGCCTTGGCCAGCTACGTCGAGCTGAGCGCTTTCCTGGTGTCACGCCTGGCGTTGACTCTGATTACGCTAGGGACCCTGCTACTCATACGCCGCCTGTTACACGACCTTTTGGATCGTCTGATCAGCGCGTGGCAGGATTTCATCAGAATTGAGCGCCTGTCGGGTGGTAGCTCTTCAGAATTCTGGCTTGGCAGCTTGCTGGATTTTCTCCTGCTGGGTCCCGTACTGTATGTCCTGGCCAGTGCCTGGGGCTTGCCACAGACATCAATCTATCTCTGGAGCCGACGCCTGCTGGAGGGTGTGACGATCGGGGAATTGACTCTCTCACCGGGCCGCTTCCTGCTTGCCTTGCTGGTGTTCACCATGACATTCGTTGCATCGCGATTATTACGACGAGTCATCTACGAACATGTTCTGACTGAATCTCGAGCCGACTTTGGTGTGCGTCATTCGGTGTATGTCGGTATTGGTTATCTGGGCTTGGCCATGGCGCTCATTCTGGCCATTGTGACGCTCGGCGTCGGCTTGAGCAATCTGGTGCTGGTCTTTGGCGCTTTATCAGTGGGTATCGGCTTGGGCCTACAGAGTGTCGTCAACAATTTCATGTCGGGACTGATATTACTGGCCCAGCGCCCTATTCGGGTTGGCGACTGGATTGAAGTTGGCGGGCATGAGGGCATCGTCAGGAACATCATGGGGGTATCAACCGAAATCGAAACGTTTGACAAGGCCTCTATCAATGTTCCCAACAGTGAGCTGGTGTCCAACTCCGTCGTCAACTGGACTCATACAGATCGCACCGTGCGCGTCATCATCAAGATTGGTGTGGCTCACGGTTCCGATATACAACAGTTCCAGAAGCTACTTCTAAACAGTGCGACAGCACACGAAGAAGTACTGGAGGCTCCCGAGCCCTACGCCTTGTTTGTTGATTTTGGCGAAAGTGCGCTACTCTTTGAACTGCGTGTTTTTGTACGCGATGCAGAGCGCTATCCTATCGTTGCCAGCCAACTACGCTTCATTATCGACCAGGCCTGCAGAGACGCCGGGATCAAGACCCCCTATCCACAGCGACACGTTCATATCGACCCCGGACCCAAAAACGTATGA